In Aegilops tauschii subsp. strangulata cultivar AL8/78 chromosome 3, Aet v6.0, whole genome shotgun sequence, one genomic interval encodes:
- the LOC109738449 gene encoding potassium channel KAT6: MAMAGVGSQRGSSSSRMLLPRNISLSTGHLPEALGGAPPPLRPNVINPYGRPYRYWQMFLIVLVAYSAWASPFELALEKAVSRAHLVVDLVVDVFFCADIVVSFFVAYRDRSTDLLVDDRGKIAVRTLGDIYLCLIRPCVFCADWIYRYLTRPWFVLDVASTIPLQIVYQLVRGKKNGPCGFLILLRLWRLRRASKLFARLEKDTRLSYFWTRFIKLFCVALFALHCASCVYLWLAFHYRDKEQTWIGSLRGDFKERSVWFAYTYAVYWSMTTMATVGYGDLHAANTGEKLFSILFMLCNMGVACYVIGNMTNLVVHGATTTFRMRDMVDQVARYGKANRLPAWMREQMVESVQLRFQMAELLLPDEVLSELPKAARSAVAQHLYKATVEDCYLFRGASDNLVVQLVSEMKAEFFPPKMDIVLENENPTDCYIIASGQVDVLRTAKDDGLEKFVMRIGPHGMAGEIGVMLNIPQPFTIRSRTLTQVIRISRSHLQNTVRPATADGDTIFSNFVQYLESLKVRHGEELTFARDVGHDTLPFQNGDPIRVVIHGQIPHGSGMAGNRAAGKLVCLPGSLEELMKLGEDKFGMAARHVLTADGAEVDDVRALRDGDHLFLS, encoded by the exons ATGGCCATGGCGGGCGTAGGAAGTCAGAGAGGTTCGTCGTCGTCGAGGATGCTCCTGCCGCGGAACATCAGCCTCTCTACCGGGCATCTCCCGGAAGCACTGGGCGGAGCCCCTCCGCCGCTCCGGCCGAACGTCATCAACCCTTACGGCCGCCCCTACAG GTACTGGCAGATGTTCCTGATCGTGCTGGTGGCCTACTCTGCGTGGGCGTCGCCGTTCGAGCTGGCCCTGGAGAAGGCCGTCTCCCGGGCGCACCTCGTCGTGGACCTGGTCGTCGACGTCTTCTTCTGCGCCGACATCGTCGTGTCCTTCTTCGTCGCGTACCGCGACAGGTCCACCGACCTCCTCGTCGACGACCGTGGCAAGATCGCCGTGAG GACTCTTGGCGATATCTATCTATGCCTAATAAGACCATGCGTATTTTGCGCGGATTGGATTTATAGGTACCTGACGCGGCCGTGGTTCGTGCTGGATGTGGCCTCCACAATCCCGTTGCAGATAGTCTACCAGCTCGTGAGGGGCAAGAAAAACGGACCCTGCGGGTTCCTCATCCTTCTCCGGCTCTGGCGGCTGCGTCGCGCCAGTAAGCTCTTTGCAAG GTTGGAGAAGGACACCAGACTGAGCTACTTCTGGACTAGGTTTATCAAGCTATTCTGC GTGGCTCTGTTTGCGCTGCACTGCGCGTCGTGCGTGTACCTGTGGCTCGCGTTCCACTACCGGGACAAGGAGCAGACGTGGATCGGCAGCCTCCGGGGCGACTTCAAGGAGCGCAGCGTGTGGTTCGCCTACACGTACGCGGTGTACTGGTCCATGACCACCATGGCCACGGTCGGCTACGGCGACCTGCACGCCGCCAACACCGGCGAGAAGCTCTTCAGCATCCTCTTCATGCTCTGCAACATGGGCGTCGCCTGCTACGTCATCGGCAACATGACCAACCTCGTCGTCCACGGCGCCACCACCACATTCCGCATG AGGGACATGGTGGACCAGGTGGCGAGGTACGGGAAGGCGAACCGGCTGCCGGCGTGGATGCGGGAGCAGATGGTGGAGAGCGTGCAGCTGAGGTTCCAGATGGCGGAGCTGCTGCTGCCCGACGAGGTGCTGTCGGAGCTGCCCAAGGCCGCGAGGTCGGCCGTCGCGCAGCACCTCTACAAGGCCACGGTCGAGGACTGCTACCTCTTCCGGGGGGCCTCCGACAACCTCGTCGTGCAGCTCGTCTCGGAGATGAAGGCGGAGTTCTTTCCGCCCAAGATGGACATTGTCCTGGAGAACGAGAACCCGACCGACTGCTACATCATCGCGTCCGGCCAAGTG GATGTGTTGAGAACCGCCAAGGACGATGGCCTGGAGAAG TTTGTCATGAGGATAGGGCCACATGGCATGGCGGGTGAAATCGGTGTGATGCTCAACATCCCGCAGCCATTTACCATCCGGAGCAGAACCCTAACCCAGGTCATACGTATAAGCCGTAGCCACTTGCAGAACACCGTCCGGCCTGCTACTGCAGACGGGGACACCATATTCTCCAATTTTGTTCAG TATCTTGAATCTCTGAAGGTGCGACATGGAGAGGAGCTAACATTTGCCAGAGATGTCGGGCATGACACACTCCCGTTTCAGAACGGCGACCCGATACGTGTTGTTATCCACGGGCAAATTCCGCACGGCAGTGGCATGGCGGGCAACCGCGCGGCAGGGAAGCTCGTATGTCTGCCTGGTTCACTGGAAGAACTGATGAAGCTTGGCGAAGACAAGTTTGGAATGGCGGCGAGACATGTCCTCACCGCCGACGGCGCGGAGGTGGATGACGTTCGCGCGCTGAGAGACGGCGATCACCTCTTCTTAAGTTGA